A genomic window from Herbiconiux aconitum includes:
- a CDS encoding YhgE/Pip family protein, protein MKIVHLVASELKRLTASSMARLALVALMLVPVLYAGLYLWANNDPYGNLKDVPVALVVEDTGGTLDGKAVNYGDEVRDQLLKDASFGWQVTTAADAEQGVRDGEFDFILTLGAGFSSALTSASGNAPEQAVVKLTTNDTNSFLATTIAGQVAEKVRASITERVGKQAALTLLNGFATVRTNLGEAVDGASKLADGSTTAAEGALTLAEGSGSANIGALQLNDGLQQLQAGSADLPAQAAALNDGAQKVAAGAQDLTVGAQQVADGNRQLADKAAQIASATGQAAADVPAARADIVQQLTDAGFSQDQIDRVLAVLDPLGDAVVQGNAQVQTVNSQIDQLADGSSKVAAGAQDLASGSSQVAAGTQKLTNDAPTLANGIASAASGASELSTGITRIAQGSLDLSNGLNALNGGADTLRDGLASGLADVPDQTADQREAAAQTISDPVALDTSAVTKASNYGAGMAPFFISLAAWIGIYALFLIVKPLSRRALTALKKPLTVTTAGWLTPAILGALQMTAVFGIITLALGYHVEHGWGMFGFMVLTSATFATIILALNILLGSVGQFLGLVLMVLQLVTAGGTFPWQTLPGPLQVLHNILPMSHAVDGIRQLMYGGNLDLAAGDATALLCWLLGALLVSLLGARRMTRHRTLRDLRPSLIG, encoded by the coding sequence GTGAAGATCGTCCACCTCGTCGCCTCGGAGCTCAAACGCCTCACGGCCTCCTCCATGGCACGGCTCGCCCTCGTGGCGCTGATGCTCGTGCCCGTGCTGTACGCGGGCCTCTACCTCTGGGCCAACAACGACCCCTACGGAAACCTCAAAGACGTGCCGGTCGCACTCGTGGTCGAGGACACCGGCGGCACCCTCGACGGCAAGGCCGTGAACTATGGCGACGAAGTGCGCGACCAACTGCTGAAGGATGCCTCCTTCGGCTGGCAGGTCACCACCGCCGCCGACGCCGAACAAGGCGTGCGCGACGGCGAGTTCGACTTCATCCTCACCCTCGGCGCCGGGTTCTCGAGCGCGCTGACCTCGGCGAGCGGCAACGCTCCCGAGCAAGCCGTCGTGAAGCTCACCACCAACGACACGAACAGCTTCCTCGCCACCACGATCGCGGGCCAGGTGGCGGAGAAGGTGCGTGCGAGCATCACGGAGCGCGTCGGCAAGCAAGCCGCTCTCACCCTCCTGAACGGCTTCGCGACAGTGCGCACGAACCTCGGCGAAGCCGTCGACGGCGCCTCGAAACTCGCCGATGGCAGCACCACCGCGGCCGAAGGCGCGTTGACGTTGGCCGAGGGCTCCGGATCGGCGAACATCGGGGCCTTGCAACTGAACGACGGCCTGCAGCAACTGCAGGCGGGCTCCGCCGACCTCCCCGCGCAGGCCGCCGCGCTCAACGACGGTGCCCAGAAGGTCGCGGCCGGCGCGCAAGACCTCACGGTCGGCGCCCAGCAGGTCGCCGACGGAAATCGGCAGCTGGCCGACAAGGCGGCCCAGATCGCATCGGCCACCGGCCAGGCCGCGGCCGACGTACCTGCCGCGCGGGCCGACATCGTTCAGCAGCTCACCGATGCGGGCTTCAGTCAGGATCAGATCGATCGGGTACTCGCCGTACTCGACCCACTCGGCGACGCGGTGGTGCAAGGAAACGCGCAGGTGCAGACTGTCAACAGCCAGATCGATCAGCTGGCCGACGGCAGTAGCAAGGTCGCGGCCGGCGCCCAGGACCTGGCGAGCGGCAGCAGCCAGGTCGCCGCAGGAACCCAGAAGCTGACGAACGACGCGCCGACCCTCGCGAACGGCATCGCCAGCGCGGCGTCCGGCGCCTCCGAGCTCTCGACGGGAATCACCCGGATCGCCCAAGGCTCACTCGACCTCTCGAACGGACTCAACGCGCTGAACGGCGGGGCCGACACGCTGCGGGACGGACTCGCATCCGGCCTCGCCGACGTGCCCGACCAGACCGCCGACCAGCGCGAGGCCGCCGCTCAGACCATCTCCGATCCTGTAGCGCTCGACACCAGCGCTGTCACCAAGGCGAGCAATTACGGTGCCGGCATGGCTCCGTTCTTCATCAGTCTCGCGGCGTGGATCGGCATCTACGCCCTGTTCCTGATCGTGAAGCCGCTCTCCCGCCGGGCGCTGACGGCACTGAAGAAGCCGCTCACCGTCACCACCGCCGGCTGGCTCACGCCCGCCATCCTCGGCGCCCTGCAGATGACTGCCGTCTTCGGCATCATCACCCTCGCCCTTGGTTACCACGTGGAGCACGGCTGGGGCATGTTCGGCTTCATGGTGCTCACCTCGGCGACGTTCGCGACTATCATCCTGGCGCTCAACATCCTGCTCGGCAGTGTGGGCCAGTTCCTCGGGCTCGTGCTGATGGTGCTGCAACTCGTGACCGCGGGCGGAACCTTCCCGTGGCAAACACTGCCGGGGCCATTGCAGGTGCTGCACAACATCCTGCCGATGAGTCACGCGGTCGACGGCATCCGGCAGCTGATGTACGGCGGCAACCTCGACCTCGCCGCGGGTGACGCGACCGCCCTGCTCTGCTGGTTGCTCGGCGCGCTTCTGGTCTCGCTCCTCGGGGCGAGACGGATGACGCGCCACCGCACCTTGCGTGACCTCCGCCCCTCCCTCATCGGCTGA
- a CDS encoding LuxR C-terminal-related transcriptional regulator, with protein MREVDEGATTSRRRPGFAGAPRLPRQLVDRPRLVRRLDSDAPLTIVRGVGGAGKTVLMAEWARTRSASDRPGQWVSLRRQPSTRLSFWRDVVDAVIDSGIETDDSTLANLVASLSRSDDPRATLVRAFSRLPDGIHLVIDNYERVDDSDVHLDLLDVLEHCHDVRVTLATRSMAGLDAALLSLRVDTEIVGPAALRFSDQEVAELFVSAGTTASPEVVAAVQHATDGLALPVRAAATTLVSEGRILEPRDVRVPDAVVAYIAETVAHVAPDERVRSFLLKVSVPEGVSVGLARDLTGEEHAEEYLNQAESNGLGLWSSGPEGLVFRFSGVVRSALYGELVAQLPEQVPVLRRRYAAWARSQGLAFVALSNAVEAGDLEFASRIALEWWAQLLEVHLIEAVGVLRGVPLRSIRHYPLLAMVLGLGYDALGDNRMRAIELFTLAIAASRVRASKTDSAERFVLVAGESAAYRLSGRFEQAGKSGENALQIFEELAPADRDALERNAYHLLAHAGVSLLYAGRPDRALEAFRAAYSASMQVPELRARLRPLSLIAGTLALSGEMVEAREPISRLNRMDWPEGWRTGHPGALYRLAQGFEALERFDPTAAQAHVDAVERYLPGSEHRGAFLLLQALIDLATHRHRAGSVELQVALERGTGSEIPRVIGEWLSALLAVEYLASGRPARAEAVLAGQPAEAPAVILVRALTALLGDDPAEALRLLNGVRQRGWMSRHIEVAHSLVRAAALLRLGNVDLAADVTDETVALILDRDLRFDIVFIPDVDREALAANARAHELVSSVSFFDSVAGQRSFLPSVLARTRLTDREATVLHHLVETGSTAEIASALFVSINTVKSQLRSLYRKLGVASREEALVAAAERGLLEG; from the coding sequence GTGAGGGAAGTCGATGAGGGCGCGACGACGAGTCGTCGCCGACCCGGTTTCGCCGGTGCGCCTCGACTGCCCCGGCAGCTGGTCGACCGGCCGCGACTGGTGCGACGACTCGACTCGGATGCGCCGCTCACCATCGTGCGGGGGGTGGGAGGCGCGGGCAAGACCGTTCTGATGGCCGAGTGGGCGCGCACTCGATCGGCATCCGACCGCCCCGGTCAATGGGTGTCGCTCCGACGTCAACCCTCCACCCGGCTCTCCTTCTGGCGCGATGTCGTCGACGCCGTGATCGACTCCGGCATCGAGACCGACGACTCCACGCTCGCGAACCTGGTGGCGTCGCTCAGCCGCTCCGACGACCCGCGCGCCACGCTGGTGCGGGCCTTCTCGCGGCTGCCCGACGGCATCCATCTCGTCATCGACAACTACGAGCGTGTCGACGACAGCGACGTGCACCTCGACCTGCTCGACGTGCTCGAGCACTGCCACGACGTGCGCGTGACTCTCGCCACACGGTCGATGGCCGGGTTGGATGCCGCGTTGCTGTCGTTGCGGGTCGACACCGAGATCGTGGGGCCGGCGGCGTTGCGGTTCAGCGACCAGGAGGTGGCGGAACTGTTCGTCAGCGCCGGCACCACCGCGTCGCCGGAGGTCGTCGCCGCCGTGCAGCACGCCACCGACGGGCTCGCCCTGCCGGTGCGCGCGGCGGCCACGACGCTCGTGAGCGAGGGACGCATCCTCGAGCCGCGCGATGTGCGGGTTCCGGATGCCGTGGTCGCCTACATCGCCGAAACGGTGGCCCACGTCGCGCCCGACGAGCGGGTGCGCTCGTTCCTGCTCAAGGTCTCCGTGCCCGAGGGGGTCAGCGTCGGCCTGGCCCGCGACCTCACCGGCGAAGAGCACGCCGAGGAGTACCTGAACCAAGCCGAGTCGAACGGCCTGGGCCTCTGGTCGAGCGGGCCCGAGGGTCTGGTCTTCCGATTCTCGGGCGTGGTGCGGTCGGCGCTCTACGGCGAACTCGTGGCGCAACTGCCCGAACAGGTGCCGGTGCTGCGCCGTCGCTATGCGGCCTGGGCGCGTTCGCAAGGGCTGGCCTTCGTGGCGCTGTCGAACGCCGTCGAGGCCGGCGACCTCGAATTCGCGTCCCGCATCGCGCTCGAGTGGTGGGCGCAGTTGCTCGAGGTGCACCTCATCGAGGCGGTCGGTGTGCTGCGCGGGGTTCCGCTGCGCTCCATCCGGCACTATCCGCTCCTGGCCATGGTGCTCGGCCTCGGCTACGACGCGCTCGGTGACAACCGGATGCGCGCGATCGAGCTCTTCACGCTCGCGATCGCTGCCTCCCGGGTGCGGGCGAGCAAGACCGACTCGGCTGAACGCTTCGTGCTGGTGGCCGGCGAGAGCGCCGCCTATCGCTTGAGCGGCCGGTTCGAGCAGGCCGGCAAGTCGGGGGAGAACGCCCTCCAGATCTTCGAGGAGCTCGCGCCCGCCGATCGCGATGCCCTGGAACGCAACGCCTACCATCTGCTCGCCCACGCCGGCGTCTCGCTGCTCTACGCCGGACGACCCGATCGCGCCCTCGAAGCCTTCCGTGCCGCCTACAGTGCGAGCATGCAGGTGCCCGAGCTGCGCGCCCGCCTGCGCCCGTTGTCGTTGATCGCCGGCACCCTCGCCTTGAGTGGCGAGATGGTGGAGGCGCGCGAACCCATCTCGCGCCTGAATCGGATGGACTGGCCCGAGGGCTGGCGGACGGGGCATCCGGGTGCCCTCTATCGGCTGGCCCAGGGCTTCGAGGCCCTCGAGCGATTCGATCCCACCGCGGCACAGGCCCACGTCGATGCCGTCGAGCGGTACCTGCCGGGTAGCGAGCATCGGGGAGCCTTCCTGCTGTTGCAGGCGCTCATCGACCTCGCGACGCACCGGCATCGGGCCGGGAGTGTCGAGCTGCAGGTGGCGCTCGAGCGCGGAACGGGCAGCGAGATCCCCCGCGTGATCGGTGAGTGGCTGTCGGCGCTGCTCGCCGTCGAATACCTCGCCTCCGGTCGGCCGGCGCGAGCAGAGGCGGTGCTCGCAGGCCAGCCCGCGGAGGCACCCGCCGTCATCCTGGTGCGTGCTCTGACAGCACTGCTCGGCGACGACCCCGCTGAGGCCCTGCGACTGCTGAACGGTGTGCGGCAGCGCGGCTGGATGAGCCGGCACATCGAAGTGGCCCACAGCCTGGTGCGGGCGGCGGCCCTGCTCCGTCTCGGCAACGTCGACCTGGCGGCCGACGTCACCGACGAGACGGTGGCGCTCATCCTCGATCGCGACCTGCGGTTCGACATCGTGTTCATCCCGGACGTCGACCGTGAGGCGTTGGCCGCGAATGCCCGCGCGCACGAGCTGGTGTCGAGTGTCTCCTTCTTCGATTCGGTCGCCGGGCAGCGGTCGTTCCTGCCCTCGGTGCTCGCGCGCACGCGGCTCACCGATCGCGAGGCGACGGTGCTGCACCACCTCGTCGAGACCGGCAGCACGGCCGAGATCGCGTCGGCGCTGTTCGTGTCGATCAACACGGTGAAGAGCCAGCTGCGCAGCCTCTACCGCAAGCTCGGCGTCGCCTCACGGGAGGAGGCGCTGGTCGCCGCTGCGGAGCGCGGGTTGCTGGAAGGCTGA
- a CDS encoding EamA family transporter, protein MPLRDRLLAGLVALLWGVNFVAIHFSLEQYPPFFLVGLRFLVLAIPTVLFVKWPGVKVRWLLGYGLGFGILQFAFLYAGLAAGMPPGLASLVLQASAPFTVVIAAVWLRERLSLVQGVGILIAVAGLGIIAAERAGASALLPVILTLCGALGWAFGNVCSRQANPVSPLGLTLWMSVVPPIPMIALSLLIEGPARIGASLATTFTLEALPAVLGLLYTVVLGTIVGSGIWVTLMKRNPSSRVAPFSMLVPVAGFISAWLILGEVPTVGDLLGGAVVVAGVLVATLVWRPRSRIPADVEPEESPTATAG, encoded by the coding sequence ATGCCCCTCCGCGATCGACTGCTTGCCGGACTCGTCGCGCTGCTCTGGGGCGTGAACTTCGTCGCCATCCACTTCTCGCTCGAGCAATACCCGCCGTTCTTCCTGGTGGGGCTGCGCTTTCTCGTGCTGGCGATCCCCACCGTGCTGTTCGTGAAGTGGCCCGGGGTGAAGGTGCGCTGGCTGCTCGGTTACGGGCTGGGCTTCGGCATCCTGCAGTTCGCGTTCCTCTACGCAGGGCTCGCCGCCGGGATGCCGCCGGGGCTCGCCTCTCTCGTGCTGCAGGCATCCGCCCCGTTCACCGTGGTGATCGCGGCCGTCTGGCTGCGCGAGCGTCTGAGCCTGGTGCAGGGTGTCGGCATCCTCATCGCCGTCGCCGGGCTCGGCATCATCGCCGCGGAGCGGGCGGGGGCGTCGGCGTTGCTGCCGGTGATCCTCACGCTCTGCGGAGCGCTCGGCTGGGCATTCGGCAACGTGTGCAGCCGTCAGGCGAATCCGGTGAGCCCACTGGGGCTGACGCTGTGGATGTCGGTGGTGCCGCCGATTCCGATGATCGCCCTGTCGCTGCTGATCGAGGGGCCGGCCCGCATCGGCGCGTCCCTGGCGACGACATTCACGCTCGAGGCCCTGCCCGCGGTGCTCGGTCTGCTCTACACGGTGGTGCTCGGCACCATCGTGGGGTCGGGCATCTGGGTGACGCTGATGAAGCGCAATCCGTCGAGCCGGGTGGCGCCGTTCTCGATGCTCGTGCCGGTGGCGGGGTTCATCAGTGCGTGGTTGATCCTCGGCGAGGTGCCGACGGTCGGCGACCTGCTGGGTGGGGCGGTCGTGGTGGCGGGTGTTCTCGTGGCGACGCTGGTCTGGCGCCCCCGGTCGCGCATCCCGGCCGACGTGGAGCCGGAGGAGTCCCCCACCGCCACCGCGGGGTGA
- a CDS encoding aldo/keto reductase, whose translation MPDGSYPAAPTRYDRMQYNRSGRSGLLLPALSLGLWHNFGDERTTDSQRAILRRAFDLGITHFDLANNYGPPPGSAESNFGRIFAEDFAAYRDEIVVSSKAGYLMWPGPYGEWGSRKSVLASLDQSLGRLGLDYVDIFYSHRFDPSTPLEETMGALATAVTSGKALYVGVSNYSPEDTRRAADILASLGVPLTIHQPSYSMFNRHVEGGLLPVLDEVGAGSIVFSPLHQGMLTDRYLDGTVPEGSRAATSRFLPASRIDETYLARVRALNEIAAGRGQTLAQLALTWVLRHPQVTSALIGASSVTQLEQNVAALDAAPLTPSEIAAIEPHAVDGTAK comes from the coding sequence ATGCCTGACGGCAGCTACCCCGCCGCCCCCACCCGTTACGACCGGATGCAGTACAACCGCTCGGGCCGCAGCGGCCTGCTCCTGCCCGCTCTCTCGCTCGGTCTCTGGCACAACTTCGGCGATGAGCGCACGACCGATTCGCAGCGCGCGATCCTGCGCCGCGCTTTCGACCTCGGCATCACGCACTTCGACCTGGCGAACAACTACGGACCGCCTCCCGGATCGGCCGAGTCGAACTTCGGGCGCATCTTCGCGGAGGACTTCGCGGCGTATCGCGACGAGATCGTCGTCTCGTCGAAGGCCGGATACCTCATGTGGCCCGGCCCCTACGGCGAGTGGGGCTCGCGCAAGAGCGTGCTCGCCTCGCTCGACCAGTCGCTCGGGCGGCTCGGGCTCGACTACGTCGACATCTTCTACTCGCACCGCTTCGACCCGTCGACGCCGCTCGAGGAGACCATGGGGGCCCTCGCCACCGCCGTGACCTCGGGCAAGGCGCTCTACGTCGGCGTCTCGAACTACTCGCCGGAGGACACCCGCCGGGCCGCCGACATCCTCGCGTCGCTCGGGGTGCCGCTCACCATCCACCAGCCCTCGTACTCCATGTTCAACCGGCACGTCGAAGGCGGGCTGCTGCCGGTACTCGACGAGGTCGGCGCGGGCAGCATCGTGTTCTCGCCGCTGCACCAGGGCATGCTCACCGACCGCTACCTCGACGGCACCGTGCCCGAGGGTTCGCGGGCGGCGACCTCGCGGTTCCTGCCGGCGTCGCGGATCGACGAGACCTACCTCGCGCGCGTGCGGGCGCTGAACGAGATCGCGGCCGGCCGCGGCCAGACGCTGGCGCAGCTCGCCCTCACCTGGGTGCTGCGGCACCCGCAGGTGACGTCGGCGCTGATCGGCGCCTCGAGCGTCACGCAGCTCGAGCAGAACGTGGCAGCGCTGGATGCGGCGCCGCTCACGCCGTCGGAGATCGCGGCCATCGAGCCGCACGCGGTCGACGGCACGGCCAAGTAG
- a CDS encoding molybdopterin-dependent oxidoreductase, whose amino-acid sequence MRPRLWAAASGVVAAGTELATAELIALFAGSETSPLFAVGSFVIDLAPAGVKDTVIQLFGTGDKAVLLIILGVVVLVLAGLVGLLELRRPPFGTALLIVVSGVAVLAVTTRAGASGLSAIPTVIGMIVGVLVLRMLIGRLRRWQASQTSQTSQISQASQTSQTSQASQTSPTPPVQAPIRAQAAVDRRGFLIRAGIAAVAALVVGGVSRTMNAAASAVSAARAAITLPPPATPAPAIPAGADLGLKGLVPYVTPNASFYRIDTALQVPQVEAEGWSIKVTGMVEQEIELSWDELLALPLEEHVVTLACVSNEVGGNLIGNAVWLGYPIRELLAQAKPTAGADMVLSTSTDGFTAGTPLEVLQDPERVGILAVGMNGEPLPTEHGYPVRMVVAGLYGYVSATKWVIELKVTRFADAEGYWIPRGWSALGPIKTESRIDVPQAGASVAAGTVAVAGVAWAQHTGIEKVEVQIDGADWNEARLADTANIDTWVQWVYEWDAKPGSHTIAVRATDSSGATQTSDKAPPAPDGATGWDTVSVRVN is encoded by the coding sequence ATGCGACCAAGACTGTGGGCCGCGGCGTCGGGAGTGGTCGCCGCAGGGACGGAGCTCGCGACCGCCGAACTGATCGCCCTGTTCGCGGGCTCGGAGACGAGCCCCCTGTTCGCCGTCGGCTCCTTCGTCATCGACCTCGCGCCCGCGGGTGTGAAAGACACGGTCATCCAGCTCTTCGGCACCGGTGACAAGGCCGTTCTGCTCATCATCCTCGGCGTCGTGGTGCTGGTGCTCGCCGGGCTCGTCGGCCTGCTCGAACTCCGCCGCCCACCATTTGGAACAGCGCTCCTGATCGTGGTGTCCGGCGTGGCCGTGCTGGCGGTCACCACGCGGGCCGGCGCAAGCGGGCTCTCGGCCATCCCGACCGTCATCGGCATGATCGTGGGCGTGCTGGTGCTCCGGATGCTCATCGGGCGATTGCGCCGCTGGCAGGCTTCGCAGACGTCGCAGACGTCGCAGATCTCGCAGGCGTCGCAGACCTCACAGACCTCACAGGCGTCGCAGACTTCGCCGACTCCGCCCGTGCAGGCGCCAATCCGCGCCCAGGCAGCGGTCGACCGGCGCGGCTTCCTCATCCGCGCCGGCATCGCCGCCGTCGCCGCCCTCGTGGTGGGGGGCGTCTCCCGCACGATGAACGCGGCGGCCAGCGCCGTGAGCGCGGCGCGCGCCGCCATCACGCTCCCGCCCCCTGCCACGCCCGCTCCCGCGATCCCCGCCGGCGCCGACCTCGGGCTGAAGGGCCTCGTTCCGTACGTCACACCCAACGCCAGCTTCTACCGCATCGACACCGCGCTGCAGGTTCCTCAGGTCGAGGCCGAGGGCTGGAGCATCAAGGTCACCGGCATGGTGGAGCAGGAGATCGAACTCAGCTGGGACGAGCTGCTCGCCCTCCCGCTCGAAGAGCACGTCGTGACTCTGGCCTGCGTCTCGAACGAGGTGGGCGGCAACCTCATCGGCAATGCGGTCTGGCTCGGGTATCCGATCCGCGAGCTCTTGGCTCAGGCGAAGCCCACCGCGGGTGCCGACATGGTGCTCTCCACGAGCACCGACGGTTTCACGGCCGGCACCCCCCTCGAGGTCCTGCAAGACCCGGAGCGGGTCGGCATCCTCGCCGTCGGCATGAACGGCGAACCGCTGCCCACGGAGCACGGCTACCCGGTGCGGATGGTGGTCGCGGGGCTCTACGGATACGTCTCCGCCACCAAATGGGTCATCGAGCTGAAGGTCACGCGCTTCGCCGACGCGGAGGGTTACTGGATTCCGCGTGGCTGGTCGGCGCTCGGCCCGATCAAGACCGAGTCGCGCATCGACGTGCCGCAAGCCGGCGCATCGGTCGCCGCCGGCACCGTGGCGGTGGCGGGCGTCGCCTGGGCGCAGCACACCGGCATCGAGAAGGTGGAGGTGCAGATCGACGGCGCCGACTGGAACGAGGCCCGCCTGGCCGACACCGCGAACATCGACACCTGGGTGCAATGGGTCTACGAGTGGGACGCGAAGCCCGGCTCCCACACCATCGCGGTGCGGGCGACCGACAGCTCCGGCGCCACGCAGACCTCGGACAAGGCGCCTCCGGCTCCCGACGGCGCGACCGGCTGGGACACAGTCAGCGTCAGGGTGAACTGA
- a CDS encoding TetR/AcrR family transcriptional regulator — protein MPTALHSPRAPRRDAAENREAIVAAAAVVFRRDPEASLDAVATEAGLSRRALYGHFGSRDELLAELLTRGGARISAALADVHDPDPRIHLALIGAAMWGEVQQVRVLAQLAVHGPLEKTVADALGPVRASVRRAARDGVGRGWFRDDVPVESLARLIEDAAIAVLDEAVRTDLSEQEGRRLVMAVGLSVAGLSWRDANELIESTAQLCAPRATAPQTKGRTA, from the coding sequence ATGCCGACCGCCCTCCACTCCCCCCGCGCCCCACGACGTGATGCCGCCGAGAATCGCGAAGCGATCGTCGCCGCCGCGGCCGTCGTGTTCCGCCGCGACCCTGAGGCGTCGCTCGACGCCGTCGCCACCGAGGCGGGTCTCTCGCGGCGCGCACTCTACGGGCACTTCGGCTCGCGCGATGAGTTGCTCGCCGAACTGCTCACGCGCGGGGGTGCCCGCATCTCCGCGGCGCTCGCCGACGTGCACGACCCCGATCCGCGCATCCATCTCGCCCTCATCGGCGCCGCGATGTGGGGCGAGGTGCAGCAGGTGCGCGTGCTCGCGCAGCTCGCGGTGCACGGCCCGCTCGAGAAGACCGTGGCCGATGCGCTCGGCCCCGTGCGCGCATCCGTTCGCCGGGCGGCCCGCGACGGTGTCGGGCGCGGCTGGTTCCGCGACGACGTTCCGGTCGAGAGTCTCGCCCGGCTCATCGAAGACGCCGCGATCGCCGTGCTCGACGAGGCGGTGCGCACTGACCTCTCCGAGCAGGAGGGGCGACGCCTCGTGATGGCGGTTGGGTTGTCGGTCGCCGGGCTGTCGTGGCGCGACGCGAACGAATTGATCGAATCCACCGCGCAGCTGTGCGCCCCACGGGCGACCGCTCCTCAGACGAAAGGCCGCACGGCATGA
- a CDS encoding cell wall-binding repeat-containing protein: MTRGPSVHTLPTSSGRRARFAAVTAAAAFGLAVLAAPSAAHAAPNTAVNDVYTVPAGSVFTAAAAVGLLANDVELDPTVLISISGDPVHGAITSIGNDGAFSYSPTDGFVGDDTFSYCIKIEQTLPCVSLSATVTLHVEGAIERIGGADRYAVSAGVSAKEFAPGVATAYVASGEVFPDALSASAAAGAGGAPVLLVGRDGIPAVITAELTRLKPQNIVVLGGTNTITAGVETALDAYVTTGAVTRISGADRYAVSAGISLATFGPNRPVAYIASGEVFPDALSGSAAAGTLGGPVLLVQKNSIPAVVATELARLVPSKIVVLGGTNTIADSVVATLQMTAVTNRVAGADRFVVSANVSAGAFMPADTHTVFVASGEVFPDALSGAAGAIANHAPVLLVTKNAISTQVATELDRLNPTRIVVLGGTNTISDATYAQLATHLG, encoded by the coding sequence ATGACGAGAGGCCCTTCCGTGCACACCCTTCCCACTTCATCCGGGCGCCGCGCCCGGTTCGCCGCCGTCACCGCCGCGGCGGCTTTCGGCCTCGCCGTACTGGCTGCCCCGTCAGCCGCTCACGCCGCGCCGAACACCGCCGTCAACGACGTCTACACCGTGCCCGCGGGCTCCGTGTTCACTGCCGCCGCGGCCGTCGGCCTCCTGGCCAACGACGTCGAGCTCGACCCGACCGTGCTGATCTCCATCAGCGGCGACCCGGTGCACGGCGCGATCACGTCGATCGGCAACGACGGCGCGTTCAGCTATTCACCCACCGACGGGTTCGTCGGTGACGACACCTTCAGCTACTGCATCAAGATCGAACAGACGCTGCCCTGTGTCAGCCTCAGTGCCACGGTCACGCTGCACGTCGAAGGCGCCATCGAGCGAATCGGCGGCGCCGACCGCTACGCCGTCTCCGCCGGTGTGTCGGCCAAGGAGTTCGCCCCCGGGGTCGCAACCGCCTACGTGGCGTCCGGTGAGGTGTTCCCCGATGCGCTCTCGGCTTCGGCGGCCGCCGGTGCCGGCGGCGCGCCCGTCCTGCTCGTCGGTCGAGACGGCATCCCCGCGGTCATCACGGCTGAACTCACCCGGCTGAAGCCGCAGAACATCGTCGTGCTCGGTGGCACCAACACCATCACCGCCGGTGTCGAGACCGCGCTCGATGCGTACGTCACCACGGGTGCGGTCACGCGAATCAGCGGAGCCGACCGCTATGCGGTCTCCGCGGGCATCTCGCTGGCGACCTTCGGACCGAACCGTCCGGTCGCCTACATCGCTTCGGGTGAGGTCTTCCCCGATGCCCTGTCGGGTTCTGCGGCCGCTGGAACTCTGGGTGGGCCGGTGCTCCTGGTGCAGAAGAACTCGATCCCGGCCGTGGTGGCGACCGAGTTGGCGCGACTCGTGCCCAGCAAGATCGTGGTGCTGGGTGGCACGAACACGATCGCCGACTCCGTCGTGGCGACGCTGCAGATGACCGCGGTCACCAACCGTGTCGCGGGCGCCGACCGGTTCGTGGTCTCGGCCAACGTGTCGGCTGGTGCCTTCATGCCGGCCGACACCCACACGGTGTTCGTCGCGTCGGGTGAGGTGTTCCCCGATGCCCTCTCCGGTGCTGCGGGAGCGATCGCGAACCACGCCCCGGTGCTGCTCGTCACGAAGAATGCGATCTCGACGCAGGTGGCGACCGAACTCGACCGGTTGAACCCGACGCGGATCGTCGTGCTCGGTGGCACGAACACCATCTCCGACGCGACCTACGCGCAGTTGGCGACGCACCTGGGCTGA
- a CDS encoding DUF3054 domain-containing protein, whose product MSSASVSPQAGGARRTGTAPVVLAIVLDAALIVLFVAIGRQSHDEDSAIVGFLTTLWPFFAGAAIGWVASLAWRAPLRLVPTGVVVWGAAVVAGMLLRILSGQGVQWSFVIVTAVVLGVFLVGWRAVAVLVRRIRRR is encoded by the coding sequence GTGAGTTCTGCATCCGTGTCCCCGCAGGCCGGAGGCGCGCGGCGCACCGGCACCGCTCCCGTCGTGCTTGCCATCGTTCTCGACGCGGCTCTCATCGTGCTGTTCGTGGCGATCGGGAGGCAGAGCCACGACGAGGATTCCGCGATCGTCGGCTTCCTCACCACCCTCTGGCCCTTCTTCGCGGGCGCCGCGATCGGCTGGGTCGCGTCGCTCGCCTGGCGGGCGCCGCTCCGCCTGGTGCCCACCGGCGTCGTGGTCTGGGGTGCCGCCGTGGTCGCCGGAATGCTGCTGCGCATCCTCTCGGGGCAGGGCGTGCAGTGGAGCTTCGTCATCGTCACCGCCGTGGTGCTCGGTGTCTTCCTCGTGGGCTGGCGTGCCGTCGCGGTGCTGGTGCGTCGCATCCGTCGCCGCTAG